TAAGCAACCGGACGATATGAAGACGGATGATATGGTTTGGGGATCACGTACCGAAACAGAAGGATACCTGGCGAATGTATATGCCGGCTTACCGATGCACAATCTTCACCAGGACGATCCTTGGTTGGGGTGTGCCGATGAGTGTGACTTGTCATGGACGGTATACAACACTTACCCTATAAATTTAGGGAACTGGACTACATCTTCAGGCTTTTATAATAAATATGCCACTTGGTACAAAGCCATCCGGGCTTCCCTGGTTTTTGAAACGAATGTAGACCGTTGCAATGAATTGAGTGAAGATTTGAAAAAGCAATATAAAGCAGAGGTAAAATTCTTGCGCGGATATTATTACTGGTTATTGTTGCGTCAATACGGCCCTGTGATCCTGATTAAAGAATTACAGTCCAGTGATGCCGATTACAGTTCTATGATGCGTGCACCTTACGATGAGTGTGTGGATTATATTTGCCAGCTTATGGACGAATCGGAACAAGATTTGCCATTGCATTGGCAGGATAATACCAATTGGATGGGAAAGCCGAACAAAATTATCTGTAAATCAGTTAAGTCATTAGTATTGACCATGGCTGCCAGTCCGCAATGGAACGGAAATAAAGAGTATGCAGATTTCAAGAACCCGGACGGTACACCTTTAGTCAACACCACATACGACGAAAATAAATGGAAAAAAGCTGCTGCCGCCTCACGCGAAGTAATCAACATCTCGGAACAATATCCGGAAGCAAATCTGAAACTATACAGAAATGATGAAAATGGCGACGGGGAGTTCAATCCTTACAAATCGTGCGTAGACGTTCATTTAAAAAATTGGAATTGTGAAGTTATTTTTGCCCGTACCCAGGGAGGAAATACGCAGGCATGGATGATCCATACGTTCCCGGGACCTAAAACTTTGGGAGGTGTGGGAGCTACTCAACGGGTGGTGGATGCTTTTCTTATGGAAAACGGCAAACCTATCGATGACCCTAATTCCGGTTACATCTCGACCGGCTTTGCTACCGCTCCGGGGAAACACTGGAATCCGAATGCGCGGGAAATAGCCACGGAAAACGGACGCAAGCAAATGATTTCCGACATACGTAAATCGGATGCCTGGGGCCATTGGGCGGGCGAATGGAATATGTATGCCAACCGGGAGCCTCGTTTTTATGCTTCCATCCTATACAATAAACGGATTATTCCTTCCTTGCCAGACGATATTGAAAAACGAAACTATTACAACTCTCCGGGACAACAAGACGGATATGCGCGCGCGGAATTATACTACGGAGGCCGTTCACGCCAGTCAGGTTCCTACACTTTCTTCTCCCGAACAGGCTACCTGGTATATAAAAATAATGATCCCATGGCTAATATGTACGACCGTACTTTCCCTCAACAATACGGAAATGTGTTTATCCGGTACGCACAAATCTTGCTAAATTACATTGAAGCACTCAACGAATATGATCCTCAAAATCCGGATATCCGCAAGTACTGGGATATGATACGGAGCCGTGCCGGCATTCCCAGCGCTTTTACGGCTACACCTCAGATCGCAGGCAACCAGGCATTACAAAGAGATTATATACTAAGGGAACGCCAGATAGAATTATGTTTCGAGGGTGACCGTTATTTTACTACACGTCGCCGCTGGGTAGCCCATACAAAAGACGAAGGGAATGCCGTGGATAACCGTATATTCGGTGACGGCGGACGTATGTGGGGAATGGATATCAACGCAGGGGATGCCAATACCAACAACTTCGAATTTACCGATTTCTATCACACGGTTGCTTTTGAAACCCGTGTATTCGAAAAGGCTTATTATTTGTTTCCGATACCGGAATCCGAAATAGAAAAAAGTAAAGGATTAGTACAAAATCCCTGGTGGTAATATATACTAAAAAAAAGGAATATGAAAAAGATAATTGTTCTAGCAAGTTTATGGATAGGGACCTGCCTGAGTTTTCACTCTTGTTCCGAAGAGGGAATGGACGAATCGATCCCTGTAAATCCGGTTATGGTTCCCATCAAAGCAGTCACTGCCCAGGATGGAGACCAGATTGCCACGGCCGTTATTTCGGATAAGACAAAAACAATCGAATTAAATTTGTTGCATGCCCGGAGCTTGTCTGAGGTAAAGGTTCAATTAAGTATTTCCAAGAGAGCTAAATTAATCTCTCCGACCGATACGTTGCTGACATTGGATCTTACCCAGCCTTATTCTATTGTAGTAAATAATTTGGTAAAAGACCTCACTTATACGCTTACGGCATCTATTCCGGAATATTTACAAATAGATCCGGCCCATTACAAAGCTTACTTATTAGGAAATGATTCTCCTAAATTGGAAGGGGATATCAATAAGTTGTGGGACGGATTAAGAATGTCGAAACCGGAGGCATATGGTGAAGTAAGTTACGGGAATTATTATTGCGGCACCAACAGTACGGAGCCTTCGTCTTTTACTTTCGATATCGGGGAAACCGTATATCTCTATCGTTTCCGGGCTAGCCTTTACTGGGCTTACACGAATGTCTGCCCGAAACGGTATGAGCTATGGGGATACTTGGGAGATGGCTTACCTTCTGCCGGCGGAGATTGGAACGAATGGACCAAATTAGGGGAAATAGACAACACAGGTGCTACTGCCGAGGATTTTGGGGAGGGAGATAATTTATACTTCGAGAAAGACTCGGCTCCTAAGCTTCGTTACTTACGGGTCCGTTGCTTGGAAAATTACCGGGGAGCCGGTCAAACCAACTTCTCTCTTTGTGAAGTAACGGTATGGGGGTATAATAAATAAAGTAACTTGGATGATAAACTTTCACTTTATCCTGTTATAAGGGATTAAACACAGAGTCACGGAGACACGGAGAATTTAAAATACTTATAATAAAAGTTCTGTGCCTCTGTAACTCTGTGTTCATTCTTACTCATAGCACAATAACCCAAGAACAGCCTGCGCCTATGTCTGCCATCCAGCGCTTGACGTGGGATTTCCCATAAACAAAAGACAGCTTTAAGGCTGGGAAATGGCAGATCGTCGCCTGCCATGACAGAAATGGACGAAGGGAAGCCCGGAAAAAGGTTTGTTATGATCGGTTTATTTGCCTTTAAAGAAATAGGGCATCAGGATAGCAGAAAAAGATAAAGGCTGGCTCTATTTATAAAATGCAACTCTTTAAATATCTACGTTAGATATATTATTTAATATATATCCCATTTTCTTTCTATTTTATAAATATACATGAAGTTAATTATTAATTTTGCACTTATATCAAACTTGAATTTTAATAGCAATGAAAAAAGAAAATTTTTGGATGGCAAGTATAAGCCCTTTTATTGCCTGCGTGTGGATGATGTTATTTGGTTTCTCCGACCCTACTTTCGCAGTAAAACCTTTTGCTAAAGACATGGTATTAATTTATGCAGGAGGAGCCCACAGGAAAGTATGGGATAAAGAAAAATTTGCTCCTTATGTTTCCATGAAAAACGAAAAAGGGAAACCTCAATGGCTATTTGACGGTTTTTTGTTCCTAGAAATAACAAACGGACAAGGAAGGGGCTTTGCTTCCTACTATGAAAAAAAAGGAGCCCGTAAGCAGGAATGGACTAAGCTCATAGAGGATTATTTTACTCCCGGAAAAATTATTTGTGCATTGAATGAATCTATAGGGGATGCACGCCGGATAAACCCTAAAAAGTTTTCCAAGAAAAAAGTGGTAATCGGTTTGCCGGAGCCTATTCCTAACCAGAAAGATTGGGGAGAAGCGGGTGGCAAGTCATTGGATTTCAGTAAAGCAGACGACCGTTTGACTGCTTGCCAATGGTTTGTGGATTATGCAATCAGCAAGTTTAATGAGGCTCACCTCGATAATCTGGAACTATCCGGTTTTTATTGGATTGCAGAAGAAGCAACAAACAGCCGAGATCTGGCTCATAAGGTAGGGGATTATGTTCGCAGCAAAGATTTAAATTTCAACTGGATTCCTTATTTTAAATCGGATGGTTTTAAAGAATGGAGAACTCTGGGTTTTGATATTGCTTATCTGCAACCCAATTATTTCTTTAATGAAAAAGTTCCGTTGCAACGGCTGGATGATGCTTGTAAGTTAGCTGCTGAAAACGGCATGTGTATGGAAATGGAATTTGACGAGAGAGCTTTGAAAGAAAAAGGTTTCGGTTACCGCTTGGAAGATTATATGAATGCTTTTGATAAACATGACGTTTTTAAATATCTTCCAATTGCTTATTATCAAGGAAATACAGCCTTTTACGACCTGTTTCATTCCAACGTACCGGAAGATAACCAACTTTATTTGAAATTAGCGAACCGCATTGCAGAGAGACAAAAAATGAAAAAATTAAAGGGGATAAAATAAAAGCTGAATATTAAATGGCCATTCCCCTCTTCCATCATTCCGTGGGGATAAATGTCAAAGGTCAATTAAACACAGAATTCCATGGCAAATCCAAAAGAAACACAGAGTACTTATAAGAAAGGCTCTGTGTTTCTGTATCTCTCACATGGATTCCTTAAACATCTACTTCTGACATGCTCCTCAGGATAAATAGAGAAAAAATATTTACTTATTCTGCTTTAATAATATCTCGGCTTCTCCTCTATTCCCAGCTTCATACAAACAAAACGGCTAATGAAATTTACCGTTTCCTCTATATCCAGCGAACAAAAGTCGATAGAAAGATGGTAGGAAGATGCCGCGCCCCAAGTTTTATTGGAATAATAATTATAGAATCCAGCACGGGATTTATCAGTTTTTTCAATTAAAGTTTTGGCTTCTTCTACTGTAATTTGACTACGTTCTACGATCCGCTCTATCCTTTTTTCCAAGGAACTATGAATAAACACGTTAACACAACGCGGGTCTTCGCGCAAAATATAGTCAGCACAGCGTCCTACGATGATACAAGAATTTTCTGCAGCAATTTTACGGATCGTGTCAGATTGGATTTTAAATAATGTATCATTGGATAGATAATCGTTATAAGGAGAAATATTACCGAAAAAAGGAAACCCCAAGGCAAAAGCATAGGATAATCCGTGGGAAGCCCGCTCGTCTGCTTTTTCAAAGAACTCCGGGCACAACCCGCTTTCTGTGGATGCGACCGTTATTAATTCCTTATCATAAAAAGCTATCTGAAAGTATTCTGCCAGCCTTTTCCCTATTTCGTGTCCACCACTGCCAAACTGGCGACCAATGGTGATAACCATTCTATTATCGTCCATCATACATTTATTATTATAATAAGTTTGCCCGAAAGTTAATCAATATCTTTGGCTTCTGCTACATGCATCCGCTTAAATTTCACAAACTGGTTATATAATACAAGGGCGGTAACAATCGTGGAAGTAAAATCAGCTACCGGAATACTGCCCCAGACTCCCATTGTGCCATAATGTTCCGGCAAAATAAGGAGTGCGGGAATTAAAAATAACATTTGCCGGGTAAGGGATAGGAAAATGGCTTTCTTCGCCATGCCGATAGACTGGAAAAAGTTGGTTGCTACCATCTGGAACCCTACAATAGGAAAGAGCATCATTACCACACGTAACCCTTGGGCAGCAATAGCTATCAAGGTATCATCCCCCGTAAACAGGGAACTGATAGGTGCGGCAAAAAGCTCGCATAGCAAAAAGCCTAGTGTGGCAATAAATACGGCACAGACGATGGTATATTTCAATACTTTGTTCACCCGGCCGTACTGGCGTGCCCCGTAGTTATATCCGGCAATAGGTTGCATTCCCTGGTTTAACCCCATGATAATCATGACGAAAAG
The genomic region above belongs to Parabacteroides pacaensis and contains:
- a CDS encoding DUF4855 domain-containing protein — its product is MKKENFWMASISPFIACVWMMLFGFSDPTFAVKPFAKDMVLIYAGGAHRKVWDKEKFAPYVSMKNEKGKPQWLFDGFLFLEITNGQGRGFASYYEKKGARKQEWTKLIEDYFTPGKIICALNESIGDARRINPKKFSKKKVVIGLPEPIPNQKDWGEAGGKSLDFSKADDRLTACQWFVDYAISKFNEAHLDNLELSGFYWIAEEATNSRDLAHKVGDYVRSKDLNFNWIPYFKSDGFKEWRTLGFDIAYLQPNYFFNEKVPLQRLDDACKLAAENGMCMEMEFDERALKEKGFGYRLEDYMNAFDKHDVFKYLPIAYYQGNTAFYDLFHSNVPEDNQLYLKLANRIAERQKMKKLKGIK
- a CDS encoding RagB/SusD family nutrient uptake outer membrane protein; this translates as MKKYILGLFTILTLLAGCEDYLDKQPDDMKTDDMVWGSRTETEGYLANVYAGLPMHNLHQDDPWLGCADECDLSWTVYNTYPINLGNWTTSSGFYNKYATWYKAIRASLVFETNVDRCNELSEDLKKQYKAEVKFLRGYYYWLLLRQYGPVILIKELQSSDADYSSMMRAPYDECVDYICQLMDESEQDLPLHWQDNTNWMGKPNKIICKSVKSLVLTMAASPQWNGNKEYADFKNPDGTPLVNTTYDENKWKKAAAASREVINISEQYPEANLKLYRNDENGDGEFNPYKSCVDVHLKNWNCEVIFARTQGGNTQAWMIHTFPGPKTLGGVGATQRVVDAFLMENGKPIDDPNSGYISTGFATAPGKHWNPNAREIATENGRKQMISDIRKSDAWGHWAGEWNMYANREPRFYASILYNKRIIPSLPDDIEKRNYYNSPGQQDGYARAELYYGGRSRQSGSYTFFSRTGYLVYKNNDPMANMYDRTFPQQYGNVFIRYAQILLNYIEALNEYDPQNPDIRKYWDMIRSRAGIPSAFTATPQIAGNQALQRDYILRERQIELCFEGDRYFTTRRRWVAHTKDEGNAVDNRIFGDGGRMWGMDINAGDANTNNFEFTDFYHTVAFETRVFEKAYYLFPIPESEIEKSKGLVQNPWW
- a CDS encoding cytidylate kinase-like family protein, which codes for MDDNRMVITIGRQFGSGGHEIGKRLAEYFQIAFYDKELITVASTESGLCPEFFEKADERASHGLSYAFALGFPFFGNISPYNDYLSNDTLFKIQSDTIRKIAAENSCIIVGRCADYILREDPRCVNVFIHSSLEKRIERIVERSQITVEEAKTLIEKTDKSRAGFYNYYSNKTWGAASSYHLSIDFCSLDIEETVNFISRFVCMKLGIEEKPRYY
- a CDS encoding DUF5000 domain-containing lipoprotein, producing MKKIIVLASLWIGTCLSFHSCSEEGMDESIPVNPVMVPIKAVTAQDGDQIATAVISDKTKTIELNLLHARSLSEVKVQLSISKRAKLISPTDTLLTLDLTQPYSIVVNNLVKDLTYTLTASIPEYLQIDPAHYKAYLLGNDSPKLEGDINKLWDGLRMSKPEAYGEVSYGNYYCGTNSTEPSSFTFDIGETVYLYRFRASLYWAYTNVCPKRYELWGYLGDGLPSAGGDWNEWTKLGEIDNTGATAEDFGEGDNLYFEKDSAPKLRYLRVRCLENYRGAGQTNFSLCEVTVWGYNK